The genomic segment AAAATTCGTAAGTCGAAACTTCGCGGAGTGGAATCAAATGGTATGCTTTGTTCGACGGATGAGCTGCTATTGGATTCGAGTTTAGGTGATCCTCGGAGCGAAGACGGAATTATGATCCTTCCTCCAGAGGCCCTCATCGGAAAAAGTTTGGCAGAGTTGATTCAAGGGGATACGATCCTTGATCTTGACCTTTATCCCAACCGTCCTGATTGTTTAGCGATGAACAACGTCGCTCGGGAGGTTTCTTCTTTGACTCGGGAAAAGGTCCATTTGAATCGTTGGGCTGAGACCGAGCAAGGTCCAGACTATCCTGCAGATTTGCAGACGAAGATTGTTATTGAAGAACCTGAACTTTGTCACCGTTATGCAGCCCTCCTTGTTGAAGAGGTTAAGATTGAGCCCTCCCCGGAATGGATGCAAAAGCGCCTAATAGCTGCAGGGGTTCGCCCGATTAGTAATATTGTCGATATCACCAACTATTGTATGTTGGAAATGGGACAACCGCTGCATGCTTTTGATCGGGACAAGGTTACTGGGGCTGTGCATGTTCGTCGAGCAGCTCAAGGTGAAAAATTGATGACCTTAGATAATGTCGAGCGAACGCTTGATCCAGAAATGCTCTTGATCGCTGATGATGAAAAAGCGCTTGGGTTAGCCGGAGTGATGGGTGGACTCGATAGCGAAATTACGGAGGCAACAACTCGGATTTTGGTGGAGTCTGCACACTTTGACAGTGTTAGTATTCGCCGAACGAGTCGCCGCTTAGGATTGCGTTCTGAAGCGTCCAACCGCTTTGAAAAGGGAATCAATGTCGCAGGAATTGCTGCTACTTTAGGACGGGTGGGTGACCTTATCCTCAAATTGGGCGCTGGAAAACCGGTGGGTTTCGTCGATGAAAATAAGGTTGTGTCAGAAACGAGGACTGTTGTATTAACCGTGGCTAAAACGGGTTCCCTTCTAGGGATGAATTTTACACTTGAGGAAGTAGCTGACGTTTTAGAGCGACTTCAGTTTCCCTATGAACGTCAAGGCGAAGGATTTTTGGTTACAATCCCGTCTTATCGGTCAGATATCCAAATTGAAGAGGATATGATTGAAGAAGTGGCTCGTTTAACGGGCTATGATCGAATTCCAACCACTCTCCCTCAAGGAAGTACAACGCAGGGGCGCCGAACTCCAGAACAAGAATTTAGACGCAAGCTTCGGCATTTACTGGCGAATTTGGGATTGAATGAAGTCATTACTTATTCGTTTAACCGACCCAATGCCGATGAGCTGTGGGGACATAGCGATCAATCCATTTCTATAATGAATCCGCTCCGTGAGGAGTTAAGCGTGATGCGCACGACACTAATTCCTGGGCTATTAGAAGTTGCCTCCCGGAATGTGGCTCGGAGAAATCTGGATGTCTGTATTTTTGAGATTGGTAATGTGTTTTGGACTACTGAACAACATTTGACGAAACTCCCCGAAGAAAAACTGCGTTTGGCTGGCCTTCTCCATGGAAAGCCCTCACGGCACTGGCTGAAGTCTGTTAGCGAATATAATTTCTATACGGTAAAGGGGATAATCGAAGAGCTTGCTCAAGAATTCGGTTTGAAGCTAAAATATCAGGTTCCACAAGGGACGGAATTACTTCATCCGGGTCGCTCCGCGGAAATTTATCTTCAAGGTAAGAAGGTAGGTTTCATGGGCGAGCTCCATCCGATGAGAGGGAAGGATTCTGCTTTAGAACATGCTCTTGTTTTCGAAATAGAACTCGCTCCCCTGTTTGCTGCAAGCGATAGGAGTATTCGTGCAACTTCGATTCCACGTTATCCAGCA from the Desulfitobacterium metallireducens DSM 15288 genome contains:
- the pheT gene encoding phenylalanine--tRNA ligase subunit beta, with the protein product MKVSLEWLREFIDVLVPAEELAEILTRGGIEIGGIEQLNQGLEAILVGEIESMEHHPNADKLWICQVNLGSQNVQIVTGAQNLLLKDKIPVATHGTTLPTGQKIRKSKLRGVESNGMLCSTDELLLDSSLGDPRSEDGIMILPPEALIGKSLAELIQGDTILDLDLYPNRPDCLAMNNVAREVSSLTREKVHLNRWAETEQGPDYPADLQTKIVIEEPELCHRYAALLVEEVKIEPSPEWMQKRLIAAGVRPISNIVDITNYCMLEMGQPLHAFDRDKVTGAVHVRRAAQGEKLMTLDNVERTLDPEMLLIADDEKALGLAGVMGGLDSEITEATTRILVESAHFDSVSIRRTSRRLGLRSEASNRFEKGINVAGIAATLGRVGDLILKLGAGKPVGFVDENKVVSETRTVVLTVAKTGSLLGMNFTLEEVADVLERLQFPYERQGEGFLVTIPSYRSDIQIEEDMIEEVARLTGYDRIPTTLPQGSTTQGRRTPEQEFRRKLRHLLANLGLNEVITYSFNRPNADELWGHSDQSISIMNPLREELSVMRTTLIPGLLEVASRNVARRNLDVCIFEIGNVFWTTEQHLTKLPEEKLRLAGLLHGKPSRHWLKSVSEYNFYTVKGIIEELAQEFGLKLKYQVPQGTELLHPGRSAEIYLQGKKVGFMGELHPMRGKDSALEHALVFEIELAPLFAASDRSIRATSIPRYPAIQRDLAVVVSKDVSARDVMARIHGLGGALLDNVDIFDVYTGKPIAEGHKSLAFTMRYQSLERTLTDEEVTTLNKQILEGIEKEFGAESRK